A part of Syntrophorhabdaceae bacterium genomic DNA contains:
- the pheT gene encoding phenylalanine--tRNA ligase subunit beta: MKVPFEWLSEFVVIDMDPQDLAVKLTMCGLEVEGMEKLEPSFDGVVVGKIIGIDKHPDAENLVLCMVDAGMETLPIVCGAKNTAVGDKVPLATVGARLKDGFVVEKKKIRGIESLGMLCSERELGLSDDHSGIFILPDKCRVGHWLHEEDFVWDVILDINIPPNRGDCLSMYGIAREVGSILNQRAKLPIFNLTTDKKRKVKDYLSLEVRNTDACPRYVLRLINGISIRTSPFWMRNRIIKCGMRPINTIVDVTNYVMLELGQPLHAFDYHKIRGQKIEVRLADQNTVFRTLDSEERKLLQGDILICDGEGPVALAGIMGGENSEISGTTEDVALESAYFNPLYIRKTTRRLGIKSEASLRFEKGIDVDNVGFAAERAVFLMNMLSGGTVIKGEREVHEKKELKTLFITYSDINGLLGTHISQRDITKILRSIDLHIKKEDEGGLLITIPNFRHDIAEPADIVEEISRLYGYNRIPATRPVSPLSAHKLSAREIALNTAKEFFKGAGFFELINFAFFSEKDVEYFLISPPDERTAFVNIMNPISREYAVMRTFITPGVLKSIAYNINRGAKNLRFFEKGKAFFLSKDGNPHERFVLCFAMTGREVEFFWRDQYSDYDFFDIKGIMEGLMGAFGVTFSLQKTAEPFLNPQRAADIFADGTKAGWIGELREEVSKSYGIEQSIYCAELQFDIILEKVKLEVQYHSIPRFPQVTRDFSFFIDDSIPVEMVINRIREASPLIMSVGVFDMFKKEKRSVSFRVIFQSYEDTLKDEAVNRLQEIIIKELTNIDGISLRA; encoded by the coding sequence TTGAAAGTTCCTTTTGAATGGCTCAGTGAATTTGTCGTTATTGATATGGATCCGCAGGATCTTGCGGTGAAACTGACCATGTGCGGGTTGGAAGTGGAGGGGATGGAAAAACTGGAACCGTCTTTCGACGGTGTTGTCGTGGGCAAGATCATCGGCATCGATAAACACCCTGACGCTGAGAACCTTGTCCTGTGTATGGTCGATGCGGGCATGGAAACGCTGCCGATCGTCTGCGGGGCAAAAAATACGGCCGTGGGAGACAAGGTCCCCCTGGCAACGGTAGGCGCAAGGCTGAAAGACGGTTTTGTCGTCGAAAAGAAAAAGATCCGCGGCATCGAATCCCTCGGTATGCTCTGCTCTGAAAGGGAACTTGGCCTTTCTGACGACCACAGCGGCATCTTCATACTCCCGGACAAATGCAGGGTAGGTCATTGGCTCCACGAAGAGGATTTTGTCTGGGACGTGATCCTGGATATCAACATCCCGCCCAACAGGGGAGACTGTCTCTCCATGTACGGCATCGCCAGAGAGGTTGGGAGCATCCTTAACCAGAGAGCGAAATTGCCTATTTTCAATCTCACGACAGACAAAAAAAGGAAGGTGAAGGATTACCTGTCGCTGGAGGTCCGGAACACGGACGCCTGCCCGCGATACGTTCTCCGGCTGATAAACGGTATATCGATCAGGACCTCACCATTCTGGATGAGAAACAGGATCATAAAATGCGGGATGAGACCGATCAATACCATCGTCGATGTAACCAATTACGTGATGCTTGAACTCGGGCAGCCCCTCCATGCCTTCGATTACCACAAGATCCGCGGGCAAAAGATAGAGGTGAGGCTGGCCGACCAGAATACGGTCTTTCGGACGCTCGACAGCGAGGAGCGGAAACTCCTTCAGGGAGATATCCTTATCTGCGACGGGGAAGGACCCGTTGCCCTTGCCGGCATCATGGGCGGCGAAAACTCGGAGATCTCAGGGACCACGGAGGATGTGGCCCTGGAAAGCGCTTACTTTAATCCCCTGTACATCAGGAAAACAACGAGAAGGCTCGGGATCAAATCAGAGGCATCGCTTCGCTTTGAAAAAGGCATCGATGTCGACAATGTCGGCTTCGCCGCCGAGAGGGCCGTCTTTCTCATGAACATGCTTTCAGGCGGTACGGTCATCAAAGGTGAACGGGAGGTTCACGAAAAGAAGGAGCTGAAGACCCTGTTCATTACGTACAGCGATATAAACGGGCTGCTCGGCACCCATATATCGCAGCGGGATATTACAAAGATACTGCGGTCCATTGATCTCCATATTAAAAAGGAAGACGAGGGGGGACTCCTCATTACGATACCAAATTTCCGTCACGATATCGCCGAACCTGCCGATATTGTCGAGGAGATATCCAGGCTGTACGGCTACAACCGCATCCCCGCCACCAGGCCCGTCTCACCGCTTTCGGCGCATAAATTGAGCGCCAGGGAAATCGCTCTTAATACCGCAAAAGAGTTTTTCAAGGGGGCCGGGTTTTTTGAATTGATAAACTTTGCCTTTTTCAGCGAGAAGGATGTGGAATATTTCCTGATCTCTCCACCGGATGAGAGGACGGCCTTCGTAAACATAATGAACCCTATCTCCAGGGAATACGCCGTGATGAGGACCTTTATCACGCCGGGCGTATTAAAGAGCATTGCGTACAACATCAACAGGGGCGCAAAAAATCTCAGATTTTTTGAAAAGGGCAAGGCATTCTTCCTTTCAAAAGATGGCAATCCACATGAACGCTTCGTCCTCTGTTTTGCCATGACCGGCCGGGAAGTGGAATTTTTCTGGCGTGATCAATATAGTGACTATGATTTTTTTGATATAAAGGGTATAATGGAAGGACTGATGGGGGCCTTCGGAGTCACATTTTCTCTGCAGAAGACCGCGGAACCTTTTCTCAATCCTCAGAGAGCGGCCGATATCTTTGCCGATGGGACAAAGGCGGGATGGATCGGCGAGCTCAGGGAAGAGGTATCAAAATCTTATGGAATAGAACAAAGTATCTATTGTGCTGAATTACAATTTGATATAATCTTAGAAAAGGTGAAGCTGGAGGTGCAGTACCATTCTATACCACGGTTCCCTCAGGTTACGAGAGATTTTTCTTTTTTCATAGACGATTCGATACCCGTGGAGATGGTTATCAACAGGATCAGGGAGGCCTCACCGCTTATTATGTCCGTAGGTGTCTTCGATATGTTTAAAAAAGAGAAGAGGAGTGTCTCCTTCCGTGTTATCTTTCAGTCCTACGAGGATACCCTGAAGGATGAAGCGGTGAACCGCTTACAGGAGATTATCATTAAAGAA
- the pheS gene encoding phenylalanine--tRNA ligase subunit alpha, whose product MDIGVLRDRVDKELSSIKTIDDVRKVKISLLGRKGVFSEYIDNIKLLDKGKRKEAGQEINALKILTENRLQELEVSYEGEEKGKREAASWIDITMPGKIPLVGKEHPITQTLDEMIRIFTSLGFSVAEGPDIERDYYNFEALNIPADHPARDMQDTFYIQKGVVLRTHTSPVQIRVMESQLPPVKIIAPGAVYRCDNDISHTPMFHQVEGLMVDKNVRFSDLKGILSMFVQEMFGKDTPLRFRPSYFPFTEPSAEVDIGCVICGGVGCRVCKDTGWLEILGSGMVHPQVFRNVGYDQEEITGFAFGMGVERIAMIRYGIDDIRQFYYNDIRFLSQF is encoded by the coding sequence TTGGATATTGGCGTCTTAAGAGACAGGGTCGATAAAGAACTATCCTCCATAAAAACGATAGACGATGTCAGGAAGGTCAAGATATCCCTCCTCGGCAGGAAGGGTGTCTTTTCTGAATACATCGACAATATCAAACTGCTCGATAAAGGGAAACGTAAAGAGGCGGGTCAGGAGATCAACGCCCTCAAGATACTGACGGAAAACAGGCTTCAGGAGCTGGAGGTTTCCTATGAGGGAGAAGAGAAAGGGAAAAGGGAGGCGGCATCGTGGATTGATATCACAATGCCCGGCAAGATACCCTTGGTCGGTAAAGAACATCCCATCACCCAGACACTTGATGAGATGATCAGGATCTTCACCTCTCTCGGTTTTTCTGTTGCCGAAGGTCCTGATATTGAACGCGACTATTATAACTTCGAGGCGCTCAACATCCCGGCAGACCATCCCGCACGGGATATGCAGGATACATTCTACATTCAGAAGGGTGTGGTATTAAGGACCCATACATCACCAGTGCAGATACGGGTGATGGAGTCCCAGCTCCCCCCTGTAAAGATTATCGCACCGGGGGCCGTCTATCGCTGCGATAACGACATCTCGCACACGCCGATGTTCCATCAGGTCGAAGGGCTCATGGTGGATAAAAATGTGAGGTTTTCAGACCTGAAAGGGATCCTCAGCATGTTCGTTCAGGAGATGTTCGGCAAGGACACGCCGCTCCGTTTCAGACCAAGTTATTTCCCATTCACCGAACCATCCGCAGAGGTTGATATCGGCTGTGTTATCTGCGGCGGGGTTGGGTGCAGGGTCTGTAAAGATACCGGGTGGCTCGAGATCCTCGGTTCGGGTATGGTACACCCGCAGGTATTCAGGAATGTCGGCTATGACCAGGAAGAGATCACGGGATTCGCTTTCGGAATGGGCGTTGAGAGGATCGCGATGATCAGATATGGCATCGATGATATCAGACAGTTCTATTATAACGATATCAGGTTCCTGTCACAGTTTTGA
- the rplT gene encoding 50S ribosomal protein L20 yields the protein MPRVKRGFKTRRRHKKLLKLARGMYGTRKNVYSVAKRAVFKALKYAYAGRKQRKRDFRSLWIVRINAACRAQGIPYSRFIHGLKAANITLDRKSLAEMAVNDPSGFETVVAKVKEVMVN from the coding sequence ATGCCAAGGGTAAAACGAGGATTTAAAACAAGAAGAAGACATAAAAAACTTTTAAAACTGGCGCGGGGCATGTATGGAACCAGAAAGAACGTTTACAGTGTCGCGAAAAGGGCTGTTTTCAAAGCCCTCAAATATGCCTACGCCGGGCGAAAACAGAGGAAGAGAGATTTCAGGTCCTTATGGATAGTGAGAATCAACGCGGCCTGCAGGGCACAGGGCATACCATACAGCAGGTTTATCCACGGGCTGAAAGCTGCCAACATAACCTTAGACAGGAAATCTCTTGCCGAGATGGCGGTAAACGATCCATCAGGGTTCGAGACTGTAGTAGCAAAGGTTAAAGAGGTAATGGTTAATTAG